Proteins from one Cicer arietinum cultivar CDC Frontier isolate Library 1 chromosome 3, Cicar.CDCFrontier_v2.0, whole genome shotgun sequence genomic window:
- the LOC101493507 gene encoding mediator of RNA polymerase II transcription subunit 21 produces the protein MDIISQLQEQVNSIANLAFNTIGTLQRDAPPNQLSPKYPEPPAHPVEDGANFSEEPKLMSASLVKASKQFDALVAALPISETGEEAQLKRIAELQAENDVVGQELQKQLEAAEKELNQVQELFRQASDNCLNLKKPDVN, from the exons ATGGATATAATCTCTCAGCTACAAGAACAAGTTAATTCAATTGCAAATTTAGCTTTTAACACCATTGGGACATTGCAAAGGGATGCTCCTCCTAATCAGCTCTCACCAAAGTACCCTGAACCACCTGCACATCCTGTGGAGGATGGGGCAAACTTCTCAGAAGAACCAAAGTTGATGAGTGCTTCTTTGGTCAAGGCTTCTAAGCAG TTTGATGCATTGGTCGCAGCGCTTCCAATATCTGAGACAGGTGAAGAAGCACAGCTTAAGAGGATTGCCGAACTACAA GCTGAAAATGATGTAGTAGGCCAAGAACTTCAGAAGCAATTGGAAGCTGCAG AGaaggaattaaatcaagttcagGAGTTGTTTAGGCAAGCATCAGATAATTGTTTGAACTTGAAGAAGCCAGATGTCAATTAG